A single Salvelinus sp. IW2-2015 unplaced genomic scaffold, ASM291031v2 Un_scaffold4560, whole genome shotgun sequence DNA region contains:
- the LOC112077432 gene encoding LOW QUALITY PROTEIN: fibulin-5-like (The sequence of the model RefSeq protein was modified relative to this genomic sequence to represent the inferred CDS: deleted 1 base in 1 codon; substituted 1 base at 1 genomic stop codon), with protein MVKMQCHWLRDIDECETDSHQCNPTQVCINTAGGYTCSCTEGYWLVGGQCQDIDECRYGYCEQLCANVPGSYSCSCNPGFLLNPDSRTCQDVDECEDNPCTHGCFNTYGSYMCNCDQGFELASDGTTCNDLDECGFSEFLCRHRCVNTPGSFQCHCPAGYYLYEDGRSCEDINECETGNNTCTTAQFVFNFQGRYTCLDPLKCDPPYVELGDKXCMCSAENPACRDRPFTILYRHMDLSSGRSVPADIFQMQATTRYPGAFYIFQIKGPGNEGREFYMRQTSNVSATLVLSRPIKGPRELVLDLEMVTVNNVINFRGSSIIRLTIYVSEHPY; from the exons ATGGTAAAAATGCAGTGTCACTGGCTTCGAG acaTTGATGAGTGTGAGACAGACTCCCACCAGTGTAACCCCACCCAGGTGTGCATCAACACAGCTGGAGGATATACCTGCTCCTGTACCGAGGGCTACTGGCTGGTCGGGGGACAGTGTCAGG ACATTGATGAGTGTCGCTACGGGTACTGCGAGCAGCTGTGCGCCAACGTGCCAGGCTCCTATTCCTGCTCCTGTAACCCTGGCTTCCTCCTCAACCCTGACAGCAGGACCTGCCaag ATGTGGATGAGTGTGAGGACAACCCCTGTACCCATGGCTGTTTCAACACCTACGGCTCCTACATGTGTAACTGTGATCAGGGATTTGAGCTGGCTTCTGACGGGACCACCTGCAatg ACCTGGACGAGTGTGGTTTCTCAGAGTTTCTGTGTCGGCACCGCTGTGTGAACACCCCTGGCTCCTTCCAGTGTCACTGCCCAGCGGGATACTACCTTTATGAGGATGGGAGGAGCTGTGAAG ATATCAATGAGTGTGAGACTGGT AACAACACGTGTACAACAGCACAATTTGTTTTCAATTTCCAGGGACGCTATACGTGCTTGGATCCGCTAAAATGTGATCCGCCGTACGTTGAACTCGGTGACAAGTGA tgTATGTGTAGTGCTGAGAACCCAGCTTGTAGAGACAGGCCCTTCACCATCCTTTACCGCCACATGGACCTGTCCTCAGGCCGCAGCGTCCCAGCAGACATCTTCCAGATGCAGGCCACTACCAGATACCCTGGGGCTTTCTATATCTTCCAGATCAAAGGACCGGGCAACGAGGGACGAGAGTTCTAcatgagg CAAACCAGTAACGTGAGTGCCACTCTGGTCCTATCTCGGCCCATCAAGGGTCCCAGGGAGCTGGTCCTGGACCTGGAGATGGTAACCGTTAACAACGTCATCAACTTCAGAGGCAGCAGTATCATACGGCTCACGATATACGTGTCAGAGCATCCTTACTGA